A stretch of DNA from Nitrosopumilus zosterae:
TGCAAAAAGTCTAGCCATTGGTGATCCTGGTGATGGCAGATATGTTCTAAAACGTTTAGCACAGTATAATGGATTTGCAGAAGAATGTAACAACAAGGAAATACTTGATGCAATTTTATTACTTGCGCAAACTGAAGGAATATTCACAGAGCCTGCAGGTGGAGTGTCAGTCTCTGTTCTCCAAAAAATGGTAGAACAAGGAAAGATTGACGCAAATGACAAAGTGGTTTGTTACGTAACTGGCAATGGTCTAAAGGCAACAGAATCAATCATGGAAGTTTTGAAAAAACCTGACGTACTAAAAGCAGACATATCAGAAATATCGGCGGTAGTAAACTAATGGCAAATATCACATTTACAATACCCTCAGTTTTGAACCAAAGCGGAGGGGAGAAAAAGACTGAGATTTCAGCTGATTCCCTTACTGACGCGTTTGCAAAAATTTCAGAATTAATGGGTGATGACTTTAAGCGAAGAGTTTTGGAAAGTGATGGTGTTCCACGCTCATTGATTAACATCTACATCAATGGAAAGAATGCAAAATTCTCTAGCGGCATGGACACTTTATTAAAAGACGGTGATGAAGTTTACATTTTGCCTGCAGTAGCTGGTGGTTCTGAAGAACTATCTGCAAAAGAGCTTGACAAATTTTCACGACAAGTAATGCTTGAAGAGATTGGTTATAATGGACAACTAAAACTAAAAAACTCCAAAGTCTGTGTTGTTGGAGCTGGTGGTTTGGGAAATCCTATTACATCAAGGTTGGCTGCAATGGGAGTTGGAACTCTAAGAATTGTTGACAGAGATGTAATTGAATTATCAAATTTGCATCGACAAACAATGTTTGATGAGGATGATGTTGGCCAAATCAAAGTTGAAGTAGCTGCAAAAAAATTACAGAAGCTAAACCCTGATTGTAACATAGAGGCATTAGCTGTATCTGTTAATGATTATACGGCACTTGAAGTAGTTGAAGGATGTGACGTTGTAATTGATGCACTTGATAGTGTCAATGCAAGATATGCGTTAAACAAAGCGTGTGTAAAATTTGGAATTCCATTTGTAACAGGAGCTGCAGTTGGGGTTTCAGGACAAGCATTTACTATTTTACCAAAGGAATCCGCATGTTATTATTGCATGTTCCCTGATCTAAATGAGGATACAATGCCAACATGTAGTATTGAGGGTGTTCACCCATCAATACTGTCTATAGTTGGTGGAATAGAAGTTGCAGAAGCTGTAAAAATCATTATTGGGAAAAAACCAAGTCTGTCTGAAAAAATACTTCACATTGATTTGGAAAATCTTGACTTTAACAGTGTCCGAACATTTCGAGCTGAGGAGTGTCCAATTTGCGGAACAGGAAAACTTGAAGTCATTCCTAAAGAAGAATTAATTTTGGAAGAACTATGTGGCAGAAACAGAGGAAAGCGAACATACTCTATTACTCCAACTGAAACATTTGATCTTGATGTAAATAATGTAACTGACATTGCAAAAGAGAAAGGATTCATTGTAGATAATCAAGGAAACTTGGGATTATCGATGAGAACTAATGAATTGTCTGTAAGTTTTATGAAGAAGGGATCGGCTGTCATTGTTGGTCCAAAAGATGAGGCAGAAGCTATTGCATTGTATAAAAGCCTCTTAGGAAAAGAGATCAAGGCATAAAATAGTCTGTAAAATTTACATAAATTATTAGAAATAAATGAAATATATGGGGATCATTTGATTAATTTAAGAAGAAATATGACATTTATATTCAAATGTTATAGAAAATTCATAAAATTTCAAAATAATGTAAAATAATCACAAGATCCGCGTATATTGTGGACAAATTGTCCATTAGGCTTAAATACAAACTTTAAAGAAAAATGCTAATAACATGAATAACGAAATAGGACGTAAAATAACTAGTCTTACATTAATGACAATTATGTTAGCCGGTGGTTTGACATTTGCTGCTCCATCTATGATGCCAGTAGCATTTGCTGCCAACGCTAACCTATTTGTTTCCGCAGAAAACTCACAGTTTGATAACTACATGTCAGGACCTCAAGTAATTGAAGTCGTGGTAATTGATTCAGACATTAATGACACAGATGAGGCAAAGGGTGAACCAGACGTTACAGTAAACGGTAAAAAACTTAGAATGGTTCAAGCCGTCGACGGTAACTGGTATGGTTACTTTGCAGACAGAAAACAAGCATCTATCGCTGACTTTACCGCTATTGGTGGTGGTACATCAGCAGCTTCAGTTCCAGCAGGCAATGGATTGGACTTTGGTACATTATGTGCTACTGGTTCAAGAACCGATGCAGCAGTTGGATTTTCAGTTGCTGAGACAGTAGGTATTGCATTACCATTCACCGGAGCTAATGGTGGTGGTTCTAACGGTACTGCAACTGGTGCAGCATTAACACTAGAATGTGGTGGTGCTAACACCGCGTCAGTAAATGGAACCATCAATGTCGTTAGAGAAGCCAAGGATCCAAACCTCACCTTAGCTGGTGATACAAATGGGCAAATTGGTCTCAACAGTACTAACGTAGATGGCTTTGATCATGTCTGGCCTTTCGTACAACTATACAATCTAAACCCAACTGGTAACGTTGTTGTTCAGTACAACAAAGGTGGTGGTGTTCAATCAACAACACTAACTTTTGATTCTGTAGATCAATTTGCCAGTGCAGTTGTAGATAGTACAGTATATACACGTGATGCACAAGTACATGCAACTATTACTGACCTTTGGTTAAACATTGACCCAACTGATGAAGATTCTTGGACATTTGGAACTGCAAGTGGAAGCTTGAGTACAAACTACCAAGTCTTCGATGAAAACGGTCTAGCAGCCGGTGCTGGCGTTGGTGGTGGAATCATAGACATTTCCGGAAATCTCACAAACATGATGATTGAGGATAACGGTGTCTTGAGAGTAAACACCAACACACAAGGTGCAGCTAACACAGTTTTAACCATACAAGACAATGATGACTCTATCATCACTTGTACCAATGCACAAGTAGCTACTACTTGTAGTGCTACAAATAATGCAGGTGGTGGTCTAGCAGCAGGTACTAACCCAGTCACAATTACAGAACAAGGACCAAACAGCGGTGTCTTTGGAACATATGATGAATCAGATAAATCCGTATTCAAAATAACCAGTAATGCCTTAAGGGGCACTTCTGCTACAATTGATTACAATGAGACACCAAAATCAATACTTGTGGGATTCGGCTTTGCAACAATTGATATACAACCAACTGATGATGAATGGACCTCTGGTGAAGAGATTCCAGTAGTCTTAGTTGATAGCGATGCAAACAAGAACAGTAGAGTAGATGAAGATTTAGATTTAAACAACATAGATGTTGGTCTTATACCATCTCTAGCAACTGGTGATCCATTCACATTAGGTGAAGGTGATTCATCACTTAGAGTATTTGTAACAAACTCAACAGTTAACTACCAAGTAGCAGCAGCCGGTACAACCACCTCATTAGGTGTTAACACAATCGCTACTGCAAACAGTACTGGTGTTTTAACTGTACAAAGTTTCTCTCAAAGAGGAATCTTGAATGTTACAGGTTCTGGTGCCGTTAATAACGCCCCACCAGGATTGGTAAAAGGCATCTTTATTGATCTAGAGACAACACAAGAAGAACTAGCACAAACCATAAGAGATAATAGATTGAGCACCTTCACAGGTTTCAATTTCTTCAATTATGATGTTAGATCTTTGGGTGCTACCTCTGGAACAGTAGGAATCTATCTCATTAACGATACAATGCCAATTCTAAACAATAATGGACTCTATAATGCAAACTCTACCAACAATGCTCTTGCATTAGTTGATAATGGAGCAAGCCAGGGATTCGTTAGTTTGAATGGTGCAGCAATGAATGCTGCTTTGTTTGACGATTCGACAGCTGATGCATCTACAAACTTAGGTTTAGCTATTGTGTTAAACAACACAGGAGTTACACTTGATGCACGCGAACCAATTGTTATGGACTTCTTCTCATTTGGTTTCACGGATGATGGTTTCCAAGCAGACGAAAGAATTGCTAACCAAATCATTAGACTTGAATTAGAAGAAACAGGTGATAATACAAGTACCTTTGAAGGTTCACTTGAATATATCATGGTTAACCAAATTAACATCAACGATGTTAACACCTATAGTGGCTTGTCTCCAATTGCCGATGATCCAAATTTCATCGTGATTGAAGACTTGACTGATGAGGATTCACCAAGAGTTAATTATCTTGACTTAGGTGGAGACGGTGTTTCAACACAAATTGCTGATCAAGAAGAAGCTCCATCTCATTCAGGAGTAGTATCATTTGACCAAAGCTCATACAAGACTGCTGACACAGTTATAGTTACACTAGAAGACTTAGATCTTAACGTAGACTCTGATCTTATTGATATCTTTACCGTGGTTTCAACTGCTAGTGATGCAAACAGAGATACTGTTGGTAGCGGAAGTGCTGCTAACGGTACAGGTACATCTGTTACATTAACTAATGGTGACGAACTCGGTAGATTACTAGATATCACATTTGATGATGAAAGATGGACAGCAGCCAATAGTTGTGGATTAGATTCTGCAATTGATGCTGGTTTAGCCGCCACTGGTTTCACACTAATTGAAACTGGCGTCGAAACTGGTATCTTTACTGGTTCCTTCCAAATCCCATCAGCATGGTGTAGATCAGGTGCAACAGCATCTGAATCTGCCACCGGTCTTGACATTGAAGTCAACTATGTTGACTTTAGAGACGCATCTGGTGAAATCATCGAAGTTGGCGACTCCGCAGGAGTTCGTGCAAATACAGGATCCGTCAGTCTAGATAGAACAGTCTATCCAGTACCATTTGGTACACCGGCTAGATATGACACCAATACATCAAGTTCCCCAGCAAGTAGATCACTGTTCCCAATCCACCAAACTGGAATGGATACAACAGCCGGTCTGCAGACAGGTGAATTCCTTGAAAAAGGTGGTCTGACTATCCACGTTAGAGTTAACGATCCAGACTTTGATATTTCCGCAAGTGGTGAAGATACCATTGCTCAAAATAAAGCCGGTACCACATTAGGACCTGTCAAGCTCTCTGTTATCAGAGGCGCTAGTACAGTAGTCTTAGGTTATGCTGGTGGTCCAACTGCAGTAGCAGGGGACATTGACGTTGGTGGAAACAACTCCACAACTGGTACACAAAACATTAGACAATTCGGTCCAATGGTTGAAATCGCACCAGACGCAGGAATATTTGAATCTGATATCTTAATTAGATATACTGATGGTCCAGCAAGCAGCACATGTCCAAATACAGATAACTATGTTCCAATTGATGGCACTGCCAACAATGGTAACAATGGTTATGTGAACAGATTTGACGCCGCCCCAAGCACAGGTGATTACTGTATCCTACAAGGAGATATTCTCCAAGTAGAGTATACTGATCCAGCTGATGCTTCAGGTGATCCAAATACTGTAACGGACTCTGCTACTTTTGACCTAAGAAACGGTGTATTACAATCTGACAAATCTGTGTATATTATCGGCTCTGACATGATCTTGACCCTCATTGAACCAGACCTTGATCTGGACAATGACCAGGCTGAGACATATGACTTGGACTTGATCGAATGGGACTCTGATGCAGCCACACTTACCATGGGTAATAAAGGTGGTTCAGCATCTAATAACGGAGCCGCATTTGACCCAGAACCACTTAGCTTTAGAGAAACAGGTGACTCTACTGGTATCTTCCAGATAGTCATCGAGATTCCTAACACTTTAGGTGGTGATAACTTAGAAAGAGGAGAAGAAATTGTTCTCGAGTATACTGACTGGGGTCCATCAGGAGCTGATTATGTTGGTAACGAAGATGAAGATGTCAACTTGACAATCTTCACTTCAAACTTTGGCGCAACCATAGAACTTGACCAAAAAGTTTAC
This window harbors:
- a CDS encoding ThiF family adenylyltransferase — translated: MANITFTIPSVLNQSGGEKKTEISADSLTDAFAKISELMGDDFKRRVLESDGVPRSLINIYINGKNAKFSSGMDTLLKDGDEVYILPAVAGGSEELSAKELDKFSRQVMLEEIGYNGQLKLKNSKVCVVGAGGLGNPITSRLAAMGVGTLRIVDRDVIELSNLHRQTMFDEDDVGQIKVEVAAKKLQKLNPDCNIEALAVSVNDYTALEVVEGCDVVIDALDSVNARYALNKACVKFGIPFVTGAAVGVSGQAFTILPKESACYYCMFPDLNEDTMPTCSIEGVHPSILSIVGGIEVAEAVKIIIGKKPSLSEKILHIDLENLDFNSVRTFRAEECPICGTGKLEVIPKEELILEELCGRNRGKRTYSITPTETFDLDVNNVTDIAKEKGFIVDNQGNLGLSMRTNELSVSFMKKGSAVIVGPKDEAEAIALYKSLLGKEIKA
- a CDS encoding beta strand repeat-containing protein, which encodes MNNEIGRKITSLTLMTIMLAGGLTFAAPSMMPVAFAANANLFVSAENSQFDNYMSGPQVIEVVVIDSDINDTDEAKGEPDVTVNGKKLRMVQAVDGNWYGYFADRKQASIADFTAIGGGTSAASVPAGNGLDFGTLCATGSRTDAAVGFSVAETVGIALPFTGANGGGSNGTATGAALTLECGGANTASVNGTINVVREAKDPNLTLAGDTNGQIGLNSTNVDGFDHVWPFVQLYNLNPTGNVVVQYNKGGGVQSTTLTFDSVDQFASAVVDSTVYTRDAQVHATITDLWLNIDPTDEDSWTFGTASGSLSTNYQVFDENGLAAGAGVGGGIIDISGNLTNMMIEDNGVLRVNTNTQGAANTVLTIQDNDDSIITCTNAQVATTCSATNNAGGGLAAGTNPVTITEQGPNSGVFGTYDESDKSVFKITSNALRGTSATIDYNETPKSILVGFGFATIDIQPTDDEWTSGEEIPVVLVDSDANKNSRVDEDLDLNNIDVGLIPSLATGDPFTLGEGDSSLRVFVTNSTVNYQVAAAGTTTSLGVNTIATANSTGVLTVQSFSQRGILNVTGSGAVNNAPPGLVKGIFIDLETTQEELAQTIRDNRLSTFTGFNFFNYDVRSLGATSGTVGIYLINDTMPILNNNGLYNANSTNNALALVDNGASQGFVSLNGAAMNAALFDDSTADASTNLGLAIVLNNTGVTLDAREPIVMDFFSFGFTDDGFQADERIANQIIRLELEETGDNTSTFEGSLEYIMVNQININDVNTYSGLSPIADDPNFIVIEDLTDEDSPRVNYLDLGGDGVSTQIADQEEAPSHSGVVSFDQSSYKTADTVIVTLEDLDLNVDSDLIDIFTVVSTASDANRDTVGSGSAANGTGTSVTLTNGDELGRLLDITFDDERWTAANSCGLDSAIDAGLAATGFTLIETGVETGIFTGSFQIPSAWCRSGATASESATGLDIEVNYVDFRDASGEIIEVGDSAGVRANTGSVSLDRTVYPVPFGTPARYDTNTSSSPASRSLFPIHQTGMDTTAGLQTGEFLEKGGLTIHVRVNDPDFDISASGEDTIAQNKAGTTLGPVKLSVIRGASTVVLGYAGGPTAVAGDIDVGGNNSTTGTQNIRQFGPMVEIAPDAGIFESDILIRYTDGPASSTCPNTDNYVPIDGTANNGNNGYVNRFDAAPSTGDYCILQGDILQVEYTDPADASGDPNTVTDSATFDLRNGVLQSDKSVYIIGSDMILTLIEPDLDLDNDQAETYDLDLIEWDSDAATLTMGNKGGSASNNGAAFDPEPLSFRETGDSTGIFQIVIEIPNTLGGDNLERGEEIVLEYTDWGPSGADYVGNEDEDVNLTIFTSNFGATIELDQKVYTWTDKVYITIVAPDHNFDSNLVDEIGDTDSDPIRVATRGFDIDNYKLVETGTDTGIFTGEVILTGFTHDADGVDGSDTNPRTSADGTGPTDGFLQTDDDDGLTVSFEFSEDETVVGSALIRWNIGEVQWLEASYPASGTGVVRVIDPDMNLDPESVDNFNVDVWSDSDAGGIDLTVTETNEATGIFEGTVFFTTTDESSGHRLRVAEGDTVTAEYEDNTLPDPYTTADELDITATSLIGTVVPPLERAPAANLRTVDAFGNSLDTVAVDQQVQISADLANGQDREQAFAYLVQIQDGNGVTVSLAWITGSLSAGQSFSPALSWIPTQSGSYTATAFVWESVDNPTALSPPVSTTITVQ